TGATCCCAAGGCTGCGGCGGCTCGCTCGGCGCCCACGACCTGCATGTGAACACATCTGAGCAGGCTGACCCGGCTGTCGAGCGAGTCGATGGGGCCACAGGCGAGAACGCGGCCCTCCGCGAGCACACACGCGTGTGTCAGCAGGTGGCGCACCTCACGCACGGTATCTCCCGCCATCACGACGGCACAGCCCATCGCCCGCACCTGCTCGAGGATCTGCACCCACAGGTCGCGCTCTACATCCGGCAGGCCCTGCAGCGGTTCGTCGAGGAGGAGCACACGAGGACCGTGGACCAGTGCCCGCGCCAGACCTGCGCGACGCAGCTCGGTTCGCTTGAGCGTCGACATGCGGGTGTCGGCCAGCGGAGACAGCCGGGTCAGCGTGAGAATCTCATCGCACCTCACCTTCATGTACGCTTCCTCGAGTCCCTGGGACCGAGCGAAGAACACCAGGTTGCCGCGCACCGTGCTCTCTGGGATGAGCTCGACATCACCGCCGCAGAATCCAAGCGCGCGCCTCGCCCGCTCGATGCTGCTGGAAGGAGCGCCGTCGATCCAGATCTCACCGCCGTCGGCAGGCTGAAGCGTTGACATCACGCGAACGAGCACGCGCTTGCCCACGCCAGGCCCCACGATTCCGAGAAACTCTCCAGGGTAGAGCCGCAGGGTGAGGCCTTCGAGAAGCTC
This genomic stretch from Pseudomonadota bacterium harbors:
- a CDS encoding ABC transporter ATP-binding protein: MVTPVIELRDLRKRLDSGELLEGLTLRLYPGEFLGIVGPGVGKRVLVRVMSTLQPADGGEIWIDGAPSSSIERARRALGFCGGDVELIPESTVRGNLVFFARSQGLEEAYMKVRCDEILTLTRLSPLADTRMSTLKRTELRRAGLARALVHGPRVLLLDEPLQGLPDVERDLWVQILEQVRAMGCAVVMAGDTVREVRHLLTHACVLAEGRVLACGPIDSLDSRVSLLRCVHMQVVGAERAAAALGSWPGVFRATSHGDIIKVLFMGDGDEVLALVDHLTTEGHPVVSFRQEAAYLM